A genomic window from Lotus japonicus ecotype B-129 chromosome 1, LjGifu_v1.2 includes:
- the LOC130728095 gene encoding uncharacterized protein LOC130728095, translated as MHMSSFQFSLSICSCLYYVITILLNLNFIFLTGNLVLQLNKNGGCYSDSLKRCNVEMGPADQNIAAKRLQDPNFRQIINGGTSSSNPTNVVDTQISINAGKNLNAPALGLAIDQTVGGTPNPDAPKVLQLSSTDAATTLKDLQLLNVGTPAPNFISNNVSGNQTAPNASTQPGVIIRDNASEGKRVHEEYKGWSYCPTTNANLESLLKRHREMYSISNSDMQRLLSKFSGPKTNQAPVVTRFDDSNQSLFHKPMAQCAMWSSSLIPRALANLDMNLGGQSFLPSQASGFSGWVNPITPMMTYADLQRRLGVMNPMGPFLMPEEPKSPSELAVGPSSSNQMENVEGRNAEQAQEDEVNGDEELDLDLKL; from the exons ATGCACATGTCTAGCTTTCAATTTTCACTCTCCATATGTAGTTGCTTGTATTATGTCATTACCATTTTACTAAACctcaatttcatatttttaactgGCAACTTGGTTTTGCAGTTGAACAAAAATGGTGGTTGCTACAGTGATAGTCTTAAGCGCTGCAATGTAGAAATGGGACCTGCAGATCAAAACATAGCTGCCAAAAGACTTCAAGATCCAAATTTTAGGCAAATTATCAATGGTGGCACTTCATCATCAAACCCTACCAATGTTGTGGACACTCAGATTAGTATTAATGCAGGCAAAAACCTCAATGCTCCTGCTTTGGGATTGGCAATAGATCAAACAGTTGGTGGTACTCCAAATCCGGATGCTCCAAAAGTTCTGCAACTCTCCTCCACTG ATGCAGCCACCACACTCAAAGATCTGCAACTTCTCAATGTTGGAACTCCAGCACCAAACTTTATCAGCAACAATGTTTCTGGCAATCAAACTGCTCCAAATGCATCAACACAACCTGGTGTTATTATCAGAGACAATGCTTCCGAGGGAAAAAGGGTCCATGAAGAATATAAAGGCTGGTCTTATTGTCCTACCACCAATGCAAATTTGGAAAGCTTGTTGAAACGACACAGAGAAATGTATTCAATTTCCAACAGCGACATGCAGCGTCTCTTGTCCAAATTCTCAGGGCCAAAGACTAATCAAGCACCGGTTGTGACCAGATTCGATGACTCGAATCAATCACTTTTTCATAAGCCAATGGCGCAATGCGCCATGTGGTCAAGCTCTTTGATTCCAAGAGCTCTTGCTAATCTAGACATGAATCTGGGAGGACAATCTTTTCTTCCTTCACAAGCTTCAGGCTTTTCAGGATGGGTGAATCCAATAACTCCTATGATGACTTATGCTGACTTGCAGAGGAGGCTTGGAGTGATGAACCCTATGGGCCCATTTCTCATGCCAGAAGAGCCCAAGTCACCATCAGAGCTTGCAGTGGGCCCCTCAAGCAGCAATCAAATGGAGAATGTGGAGGGAAGAAATGCAGAACAGGCACAAGAGGATGAAGTGAATGGTGATGAGGAGCTAGACTTGGATCTTAAACTCTGA
- the LOC130733845 gene encoding KH domain-containing protein At3g08620-like isoform X2 yields the protein MSGLYNQISSPATARASSPNINIRSNFNVDSQYLAELLEEYQKLRPFMQVLPLCTRLLNQEILRVSGKNGLIQNQGFSDYDRVQFGSHNPSLLPSLETTTNFTGWNSLSHKGLNVDWQTTPSVPNSPIVKRILRLDIPSDSYPNFNFVGRLLGPRGNSLKRVEATTGCRVFIRGQGSIKDPDKEEVLRGKPGYEHLNEPLHVLIEAELPVNVVDIRLRQAQEIIENLLKPVDETQDFYKRQQLRELAMLNSNFREESPQLSGSLSPFTSNEIKRAKTDQ from the exons ATGTCTGGTTTGTACAATCAAATTTCCTCACCTGCAACAGCAAGGGCCAGTTCACCAAATATAAACATCAGAAGCAATTTTAATGTTGATAG TCAGTACTTAGCAGAGCTGTTAGAAGAATACCAGAAACTAAGACCTTTCATGCAAGTCCTACCCTTATGTACCAGACTCTTAAATCAAG AGATCTTAAGGGTTTCTGGGAAGAATGGATTGATTCAGAACCAAGGATTTAGTGATTATGACAGAGTGCAGTTTGGAAGCCACAATCCTAGTCTTTTGCCTTCTTTAGAGACAACAACAAATTTTACTGGTTGGAATAGCCTGTCACATAAA GGACTAAATGTGGATTGGCAAACAACACCTTCTGTGCCAAATTCTCCCATTGTGAAGAGGATCTTGCGCTTGGACATTCCTAGTGATAGCTATCCAAAT TTCAATTTCGttgggaggcttcttggcccTCGGGGTAATTCACTGAAGCGAGTCGAGGCTACCACAGGTTGCCGTGTATTTATTAGAGGGCAAGGTTCAATAAAAGACCCAGATAAG GAAGAGGTTTTAAGGGGAAAGCCAGGCTATGAGCACCTGAATGAACCACTGCACGTTTTGATTGAGGCTGAACTACCTGTCAATGTTGTTGATATAAGGCTGAGGCAAGCACAAGAAATCATAGAAAATCTACTCAAACCCGTG GATGAGACACAGGACTTCTACAAGAGGCAACAACTGAGAGAACTTGCCATGCTGAATTCCAATTTCAGAGAAGAGAGCCCTCAACTGAGTGGTAGTCTCTCTCCATTCACCTCTAATGAAATCAAAAGGGCGAAAACTGACCAATAG
- the LOC130733845 gene encoding KH domain-containing protein At3g08620-like isoform X1, which translates to MSGLYNQISSPATARASSPNINIRSNFNVDSQYLAELLEEYQKLRPFMQVLPLCTRLLNQEILRVSGKNGLIQNQGFSDYDRVQFGSHNPSLLPSLETTTNFTGWNSLSHKRLAGVQGLNVDWQTTPSVPNSPIVKRILRLDIPSDSYPNFNFVGRLLGPRGNSLKRVEATTGCRVFIRGQGSIKDPDKEEVLRGKPGYEHLNEPLHVLIEAELPVNVVDIRLRQAQEIIENLLKPVDETQDFYKRQQLRELAMLNSNFREESPQLSGSLSPFTSNEIKRAKTDQ; encoded by the exons ATGTCTGGTTTGTACAATCAAATTTCCTCACCTGCAACAGCAAGGGCCAGTTCACCAAATATAAACATCAGAAGCAATTTTAATGTTGATAG TCAGTACTTAGCAGAGCTGTTAGAAGAATACCAGAAACTAAGACCTTTCATGCAAGTCCTACCCTTATGTACCAGACTCTTAAATCAAG AGATCTTAAGGGTTTCTGGGAAGAATGGATTGATTCAGAACCAAGGATTTAGTGATTATGACAGAGTGCAGTTTGGAAGCCACAATCCTAGTCTTTTGCCTTCTTTAGAGACAACAACAAATTTTACTGGTTGGAATAGCCTGTCACATAAA AGGTTAGCTGGTGTACAGGGACTAAATGTGGATTGGCAAACAACACCTTCTGTGCCAAATTCTCCCATTGTGAAGAGGATCTTGCGCTTGGACATTCCTAGTGATAGCTATCCAAAT TTCAATTTCGttgggaggcttcttggcccTCGGGGTAATTCACTGAAGCGAGTCGAGGCTACCACAGGTTGCCGTGTATTTATTAGAGGGCAAGGTTCAATAAAAGACCCAGATAAG GAAGAGGTTTTAAGGGGAAAGCCAGGCTATGAGCACCTGAATGAACCACTGCACGTTTTGATTGAGGCTGAACTACCTGTCAATGTTGTTGATATAAGGCTGAGGCAAGCACAAGAAATCATAGAAAATCTACTCAAACCCGTG GATGAGACACAGGACTTCTACAAGAGGCAACAACTGAGAGAACTTGCCATGCTGAATTCCAATTTCAGAGAAGAGAGCCCTCAACTGAGTGGTAGTCTCTCTCCATTCACCTCTAATGAAATCAAAAGGGCGAAAACTGACCAATAG
- the LOC130728071 gene encoding uncharacterized protein LOC130728071, producing MVRTTNLFVLLLLLSLSCLVTPSSPQHPPDHVASARLLDSHLQDFAFKALSTPRTGVPYDAEIPTNLTGMKVSTMRLRSGSLRTRGVSSFKEFEIPQGVVEMPYVQRLVLVYHNLGNWSEIFYPLPGYSYLAPVIGLLAYSGVNLSASGLPELDLRASEKPILVKFYDVKSAPFGSLAKCVYFDLHGSMQFETLLHGNVCSAVQQGHFSIVVESNAPSPSPGALSPSSGDGGGGKIGRKKFKWKIVVPCLVGGIVLLGLLIYKVRRARQDAKIRKMELTAERNESLIMASIGDSKAPIALWTRTSPVIENDYVP from the coding sequence ATGGTCAGAACGACCAATTTGTttgtgcttcttcttcttctctcattGTCATGCCTTGTGACACCTTCAAGTCCTCAGCACCCACCCGATCATGTTGCCTCGGCTCGCTTGCTCGATTCTCATCTTCAAGATTTTGCCTTTAAGGCGCTTTCGACTCCAAGAACAGGGGTGCCTTATGATGCTGAAATACCCACAAACCTAACAGGGATGAAAGTTTCAACGATGAGGCTCAGGAGTGGTAGTTTGAGAACTAGAGGGGTTTCCAGCTTCAAAGAATTTGAGATCCCACAAGGGGTAGTTGAAATGCCTTATGTGCAAAGGCTTGTGTTGGTGTACCACAACTTAGGTAATTGGTCTGAAATTTTTTACCCTTTACCTGGTTATTCATATTTAGCTCCTGTTATAGGCTTATTAGCCTATAGTGGTGTCAATTTATCTGCTTCAGGGTTACCTGAATTGGATTTAAGAGCATCTGAGAAGCCAATTTTGGTTAAGTTCTATGATGTGAAATCAGCACCATTTGGATCATTGGCCAAGTGTGTGTATTTTGATTTGCATGGTTCAATGCAATTTGAAACCCTATTACATGGAAATGTGTGTTCAGCAGTTCAACAAGGGCACTTCTCCATAGTTGTCGAGTCAAATGCACCGTCACCATCACCAGGGGCACTATCACCGTCCtcgggtgatggtggtggtgggaaaaTTGGGAGGAAGAAATTCAAGTGGAAGATTGTGGTGCCATGTTTGGTTGGTGGGATTGTGTTGTTGGGTTTGTTGATTTATAAAGTGAGAAGAGCCAGACAAGATGCAAAAATAAGGAAAATGGAATTAACTGCTGAGAGAAATGAAAGTTTGATAATGGCTTCCATTGGTGATAGCAAAGCACCAATTGCACTATGGACTCGTACAAGTCCAGTGATAGAAAATGATTATGTTCCTTAG